A single region of the Agromyces sp. Leaf222 genome encodes:
- a CDS encoding shikimate dehydrogenase yields MSDARTRLAVLGKPITHSKSPGLHLAAYHRLGLDWSYDRIEVDGAGVGEFVTSRDASWRGLSLTMPLKYDVIPVLDEIDAVARLTGAANTVLFDDGRRLGFNTDVGGIVRSLADAGVERARTAIVLGGGATAASALVALAELGVAHVHLLLRRPEAGDVLVELGRSVGIRVTPAHIADLATAAATEAVDVVVSTLPGGTDAGVAASEDLVGGALLLDVAYAPWPTPLASQWIAAGGRVIDGSGMLLHQALLQVRVFVGGDPTVPLPDEADVLAVMRESL; encoded by the coding sequence GTGAGTGACGCCCGCACCCGCCTCGCCGTGCTCGGCAAGCCGATCACCCACTCCAAGAGCCCCGGTCTCCATCTCGCGGCGTACCATCGCCTCGGCCTCGACTGGTCGTACGACCGCATCGAGGTCGACGGCGCCGGCGTCGGCGAGTTCGTGACCAGCCGCGACGCCTCGTGGCGGGGACTCTCGCTCACGATGCCGCTCAAGTACGACGTCATCCCGGTGCTCGACGAGATCGATGCCGTCGCACGGCTCACGGGCGCGGCGAACACCGTCTTGTTCGACGACGGTCGCCGGCTCGGCTTCAACACGGATGTCGGCGGCATCGTGCGCTCGCTCGCCGACGCGGGCGTCGAGCGGGCACGAACGGCGATCGTGCTCGGAGGCGGTGCCACCGCGGCATCCGCTCTCGTGGCACTCGCCGAGCTCGGCGTCGCCCACGTGCACCTGCTGCTGCGACGGCCCGAGGCCGGCGACGTGCTCGTCGAGCTCGGCCGGTCGGTCGGCATCCGCGTCACGCCGGCGCACATCGCCGACCTCGCGACGGCCGCCGCGACCGAGGCGGTCGACGTGGTCGTCAGCACGCTGCCGGGCGGCACGGACGCCGGCGTCGCGGCATCCGAAGATCTCGTCGGGGGAGCGCTGCTGCTCGACGTCGCCTACGCGCCGTGGCCGACGCCGCTCGCCTCGCAATGGATCGCGGCGGGCGGGCGCGTCATCGACGGCAGCGGCATGCTGCTGCACCAGGCCCTGCTGCAGGTGCGCGTCTTCGTCGGCGGCGACCCGACCGTGCCGCTGCCCGACGAGGCCGACGTGCTCGCCGTCATGCGCGAATCGCTCTGA
- the mltG gene encoding endolytic transglycosylase MltG → MTQLPPERRDPTPPRAATDWHALLNGEAQADAARRAAAAQNPPQPAAADAAPAAGDAAQPMTRRELRELEQRQQAEAEQAERAAASPPEPLASPSVPASQAEPFERLVQPAAAAAASPAGAPPPAEAPVDPFVATRVDRRAIAYDEYHEPKRKRRGPWGCLIGLLIVAGLVAGAAFFLQGPITAAIDYFTPAEDYEGAGTGEVVFMIHEGDTGASIAENLAAQDVVASYDAFYDLLLAQSPEPEFQPGAYQLASQMSSQAALDALTDPANKLENTFVIPEGTALPDVLVAASEGTGIPLEDLQAAAAESPQSYGLPAEATTLEGFLFPATYTLDPGIDAHGVLKTLVDRQFQALDEAGVAPADRWKTVILASIVQREAGSNTDDFPKIARVFQNRLDQGINLQSDATVAYGTGNMHTVWTTDEERADASNLYNTYANPGLPIGPIGNPGDVAINAAIHPAEGTWLFFVPVNLATGETVFSTTVEEHDAAVAQLQEWCAASEENAAYCE, encoded by the coding sequence GTGACTCAGCTCCCCCCAGAGCGCCGAGACCCCACCCCCCCACGCGCAGCCACCGACTGGCATGCGCTGCTCAACGGTGAGGCCCAGGCGGATGCCGCGCGCCGAGCGGCCGCCGCACAGAATCCGCCGCAGCCGGCGGCCGCCGACGCGGCACCTGCTGCCGGCGACGCGGCGCAGCCGATGACGCGTCGCGAGCTCCGCGAGCTCGAGCAGCGCCAGCAGGCCGAGGCGGAGCAGGCGGAGCGCGCTGCGGCGTCGCCGCCGGAACCGCTCGCATCGCCATCGGTGCCCGCCTCGCAGGCCGAGCCGTTCGAGCGCCTCGTGCAGCCGGCCGCCGCCGCCGCGGCATCGCCGGCGGGTGCGCCGCCTCCGGCCGAGGCCCCCGTCGATCCGTTCGTCGCGACGCGGGTCGACCGGCGCGCGATCGCCTACGACGAATACCACGAACCGAAGCGAAAGCGCCGTGGCCCATGGGGCTGCCTCATCGGACTGCTCATCGTCGCCGGGCTCGTCGCCGGGGCGGCGTTCTTCCTGCAGGGGCCGATCACGGCCGCGATCGACTACTTCACGCCCGCTGAAGACTACGAGGGCGCCGGCACCGGCGAGGTCGTCTTCATGATCCACGAGGGCGACACGGGCGCGAGCATCGCCGAGAACCTCGCGGCACAGGACGTCGTCGCCTCGTACGACGCCTTCTACGACCTGCTGCTCGCGCAGAGCCCGGAGCCGGAATTCCAGCCCGGCGCCTACCAGTTGGCGAGCCAGATGAGTTCGCAGGCGGCGCTCGACGCCCTGACCGATCCGGCGAACAAGCTCGAGAACACGTTCGTGATCCCCGAGGGCACCGCGCTGCCCGACGTGCTCGTCGCGGCCTCCGAAGGCACAGGGATCCCGCTCGAGGACCTGCAGGCCGCTGCGGCCGAGTCGCCGCAGTCGTACGGGCTCCCTGCTGAGGCCACGACGCTCGAGGGTTTCCTGTTCCCGGCGACCTACACGCTCGATCCGGGAATCGATGCGCATGGTGTCCTGAAGACCCTCGTCGACCGACAGTTCCAGGCGCTCGACGAAGCGGGGGTCGCTCCCGCCGACCGGTGGAAGACCGTCATCCTCGCCTCGATCGTCCAGCGGGAAGCCGGGTCGAACACCGACGACTTCCCGAAGATCGCCCGGGTCTTCCAGAACCGGCTCGACCAGGGCATCAACCTCCAGTCCGACGCGACGGTCGCCTACGGCACCGGCAACATGCACACCGTCTGGACCACCGACGAGGAACGCGCCGACGCGAGCAACCTCTACAACACGTATGCGAATCCCGGCCTGCCCATCGGGCCGATCGGCAATCCGGGCGACGTGGCGATCAACGCGGCCATCCACCCAGCCGAGGGCACCTGGTTGTTCTTCGTGCCGGTGAATCTCGCGACCGGCGAGACGGTGTTCTCCACCACGGTCGAGGAGCACGATGCGGCCGTCGCCCAACTGCAGGAGTGGTGTGCCGCGAGCGAGGAGAATGCGGCCTACTGTGAGTGA